The Candidatus Aenigmatarchaeota archaeon genome window below encodes:
- the thsB gene encoding thermosome subunit beta, whose protein sequence is MGQLGGQPVLILPEGTLRTKGRSAQENNIAAAKAVADAVRTTLGPKGMDKMLVDSIGDIVVTNDGVTILQEMEIEHPAAKMMVEVSKTQNEEVGDGTTTAVVVAGELLKRAGELLEQEIHPTVIIKGYKIAKEQALKTLEKISQKVSLSDRDTLKKIAMTSMSGKSGYGYGEKFADMVVDAVIQVAEKKGDKVIVDIENIKREKKQGGSIDDTELIKGLVIDKDVVHPGMPKEVKDAKIALLDVALEVKSTETDAQIQITDPTKLQAFIEQEEKILKKMVEDVEKSGANVVLTQKGIDDVAQHYLAKKGILAARRVKKSDMEKLAKATGARIVTSLSDLSKDDLGYAKLVEQQKIGDEEMIFIRDCKNPKAVTILVRGGTEHVVDEVDRAIEDAIGAVASAIEVGKIVPGGGAPEAAIAKDLRKFAEGFSGREQLAINAFADAMEIIPRSLAENGGLDPIDTLVMLRAEHDKGNTKIGVNVLEGGVTDMLKLGVIEPLKVKTQAIKSATEAAEMILRIDDVISASKLSKGGGMPSSPPGGGGGGMEDMEY, encoded by the coding sequence TAGTGGATTCTATAGGTGATATAGTAGTTACAAATGATGGAGTCACAATACTTCAGGAAATGGAAATTGAACATCCAGCTGCAAAGATGATGGTCGAAGTATCCAAAACACAAAATGAGGAGGTTGGTGATGGAACAACAACCGCAGTAGTGGTTGCAGGTGAACTTTTGAAAAGGGCAGGTGAACTTTTGGAGCAGGAAATCCATCCAACAGTTATTATCAAAGGTTATAAGATAGCCAAGGAACAGGCCTTGAAAACACTTGAAAAAATCTCACAGAAAGTTTCATTATCCGATAGAGATACATTAAAGAAAATTGCAATGACAAGTATGAGCGGAAAATCTGGTTATGGATATGGAGAAAAATTTGCGGATATGGTAGTGGATGCAGTAATACAGGTTGCAGAAAAGAAAGGTGATAAAGTTATAGTTGACATTGAAAACATCAAGAGAGAAAAGAAGCAAGGTGGTTCAATAGATGACACAGAATTGATAAAAGGATTGGTTATAGATAAAGATGTTGTTCATCCAGGTATGCCGAAGGAAGTAAAAGATGCAAAGATAGCATTGCTGGATGTTGCCCTGGAAGTAAAATCAACAGAGACTGATGCCCAAATACAAATAACCGACCCAACAAAACTCCAGGCATTCATAGAACAGGAGGAAAAGATATTGAAGAAAATGGTCGAAGATGTGGAGAAATCTGGGGCAAATGTGGTCTTGACACAAAAAGGAATAGATGATGTTGCCCAACATTACTTGGCAAAGAAAGGAATACTAGCAGCAAGAAGGGTAAAGAAATCTGACATGGAAAAATTAGCAAAGGCAACTGGTGCTAGAATAGTGACAAGTTTGTCTGACTTATCAAAAGATGACTTGGGATATGCAAAGTTAGTTGAACAGCAGAAGATTGGAGATGAAGAGATGATATTTATCAGAGATTGCAAGAATCCAAAGGCGGTAACAATTTTAGTTAGAGGTGGAACTGAACATGTGGTTGACGAAGTGGACAGGGCTATAGAGGATGCAATTGGTGCAGTGGCTTCTGCTATTGAAGTCGGAAAGATTGTTCCAGGGGGTGGTGCTCCAGAGGCAGCCATAGCAAAGGATCTTAGAAAATTTGCAGAAGGATTTTCAGGGAGGGAACAATTGGCAATAAATGCCTTTGCAGATGCGATGGAAATTATACCAAGAAGTTTAGCAGAGAACGGTGGATTGGATCCGATAGATACATTAGTGATGTTAAGGGCCGAGCATGATAAGGGAAACACGAAAATCGGAGTTAATGTCCTTGAAGGTGGAGTTACAGATATGTTAAAATTAGGTGTAATAGAACCACTTAAAGTAAAAACCCAGGCAATCAAATCAGCAACAGAGGCAGCAGAAATGATATTGAGAATAGATGATGTCATCTCAGCATCCAAGTTGAGCAAAGGTGGTGGAATGCCATCATCTCCTCCTGGTGGGGGTGGTGGTGGAATGGAGGATATGGAATACTAA
- a CDS encoding archaellin/type IV pilin N-terminal domain-containing protein has protein sequence MKGVSAIIATILLLLITISLAGVAYMYMVGIIGGKTQKTISVFEPSCTVNAGGTRTIGFVISNDGTVAINTSSTRNEIKVYINNQPISPNFQGTISLTPQNTTFVTISSATAITSGANRLLVISPSNSVSHVVYCPA, from the coding sequence ATGAAAGGAGTCTCTGCAATAATAGCGACAATTTTGCTACTCCTTATTACCATTTCATTGGCTGGAGTGGCATATATGTATATGGTTGGTATTATAGGGGGTAAGACACAAAAGACAATTTCAGTATTTGAACCTTCTTGTACTGTTAATGCTGGTGGAACAAGAACAATTGGATTTGTTATTTCAAATGACGGTACAGTTGCTATAAACACTTCAAGTACTAGAAATGAGATAAAGGTATACATAAACAATCAACCGATTTCCCCAAATTTCCAGGGGACAATATCACTTACACCACAGAACACAACATTTGTTACCATAAGTAGTGCAACAGCTATAACTTCAGGAGCCAATAGGCTTTTAGTTATTTCTCCTAGTAATTCAGTAAGTCATGTAGTTTATTGCCCAGCATAA
- a CDS encoding type II/IV secretion system ATPase subunit — MKRRVIFRKLVDGYKAQTRWKLDDKTYFKGIIPSFDKPIEITGEVSIRGQEKIKLGELKGVEIPEFDKKRPSKFGIGKDGDFSPYQATYPLIPSNPSKDEPIMAYAKVQWNSTTNRYEYLVIEPQIPPKVRRLIDKLKEILEEKLDVDFTKLKKQEAKDYLKREAFKLLDYFGLKISEIEKTIITYYIEKNFLGLGPIEPLFHDPNIEDISCDGVNIPIYVFHQNPSVGSVQTNIVFKDPEELDSFVMRLAQLCGQSISVLDPLLDGSLPDGSRVQATLSTDIARRGSNFTIRKFREVPLSLVQLINYRTTDVRTLAFLWMAVDYGCSILVSGGTATGKTVFLNVLSSFIRPEMKIVSIEDTAELKLHHPHWIPHVSRTSISTEVGKEMGQIDLFDLLKESLRQRPDYIIVGEVRGQEAYVLFQQMATGHPSFATIHADTIEKLIDRLTTPPINLSPSLIESLDLIVFLSRLKYKGKFTRKLQAIYEISGFDREKNIPITSPIFEWDAEDDKIKSKNPSITLRKITIKTGMSEKELVEEFKRRMNIINWLVENNITDNQTITQVINLYYSYPERVIDVISGGL, encoded by the coding sequence ATGAAGAGAAGGGTAATATTCAGAAAACTGGTGGATGGTTATAAGGCCCAGACAAGATGGAAATTGGATGATAAGACATATTTCAAGGGAATAATTCCTTCATTCGACAAACCAATAGAAATAACTGGTGAAGTATCAATAAGGGGTCAAGAAAAAATAAAGCTTGGAGAACTAAAAGGTGTAGAAATACCAGAGTTTGACAAGAAAAGACCATCAAAATTTGGGATTGGCAAGGATGGGGATTTTTCCCCATATCAAGCAACTTACCCTTTGATACCCTCAAACCCATCAAAAGATGAGCCAATAATGGCTTATGCAAAAGTTCAATGGAACTCAACCACAAACAGATATGAATATCTAGTTATAGAACCCCAAATACCACCAAAGGTAAGAAGATTGATAGATAAATTGAAAGAGATATTGGAAGAAAAGCTGGATGTTGATTTCACAAAATTGAAGAAACAAGAAGCAAAAGATTACCTAAAAAGGGAAGCTTTCAAACTTTTGGATTATTTTGGTTTGAAGATATCGGAAATTGAAAAAACAATAATAACTTACTACATAGAGAAAAATTTCCTTGGTTTAGGTCCGATAGAACCACTCTTTCATGACCCAAATATAGAAGATATAAGTTGCGATGGGGTTAATATACCAATATATGTATTTCACCAGAATCCTTCAGTTGGTTCTGTCCAGACAAATATAGTTTTTAAAGATCCGGAGGAACTCGATTCTTTTGTTATGAGGTTAGCCCAGTTGTGTGGGCAATCAATATCAGTCCTAGATCCACTTTTGGATGGTTCTCTGCCAGATGGCTCAAGGGTTCAAGCCACTCTTTCAACTGATATAGCAAGAAGAGGTTCCAATTTTACAATAAGAAAATTCAGAGAAGTTCCCCTCTCATTAGTTCAATTAATAAATTATAGAACCACAGATGTTAGGACATTAGCTTTCTTGTGGATGGCAGTTGATTATGGTTGTAGCATTCTAGTTTCAGGCGGAACAGCCACAGGAAAAACCGTTTTTCTAAATGTATTGTCCTCATTCATTAGACCAGAGATGAAAATAGTAAGCATAGAAGACACGGCCGAATTGAAGTTACACCACCCCCACTGGATACCGCATGTATCTAGAACATCAATTTCCACTGAAGTTGGAAAAGAAATGGGTCAAATAGATTTGTTTGACCTACTGAAAGAAAGTCTAAGGCAAAGACCAGATTATATAATAGTCGGGGAAGTTAGGGGACAAGAGGCATATGTACTATTTCAACAAATGGCAACAGGTCACCCATCATTTGCCACCATTCATGCAGATACTATAGAAAAATTAATAGACAGATTGACAACACCACCGATAAATCTTTCTCCCAGCCTCATCGAGAGTCTAGATCTAATAGTTTTTCTTTCAAGACTGAAGTACAAGGGAAAATTCACCAGAAAACTCCAAGCAATATACGAAATTAGTGGTTTTGATAGGGAAAAAAACATACCAATAACAAGTCCAATATTTGAATGGGACGCAGAAGATGACAAGATTAAGTCAAAGAACCCCAGCATTACTTTGAGAAAAATAACAATAAAGACGGGAATGAGTGAAAAAGAACTTGTTGAAGAATTTAAGAGAAGGATGAACATAATAAACTGGTTAGTGGAAAACAACATTACTGACAACCAGACAATAACACAGGTAATAAATCTGTATTACAGCTACCCAGAGAGGGTGATAGATGTCATCAGTGGTGGTTTATAG